A window of Phosphitispora fastidiosa contains these coding sequences:
- the dnaN gene encoding DNA polymerase III subunit beta, translating to MKVIASKDNFLHGVQVVQRAVSAKNPLAVLTGILVKASEGILTFSATDLELGIECVVPVTVEEQGGVVLPAKYFTEIVRRLPDVPINFESSKEKNNTLIKYGQAEFNLLGMPEDDFPLIPKIDSDSILTVKQEQFKTMIKQVGFATSNDDNRPIFTGILMEIEQGNMKMVATDTHRLAYRTGIIANGEEVLEKSVIIPGKTLNELNRIMTGEGEDLKIAFGENQVVFEMPGIRFISRLIEGQFPNYRQVIPQGCKTKIKVKTKDLMDSAERASLLAKEGSNVIKFNIEEDYMLISSNSPDIGKIEEQVSIVMEGEKTQIAFNSKYLLDVIKIIETDEMILELTGPLSPGIIKPMDDESYIYLILPIRVV from the coding sequence ATGAAAGTTATTGCTTCAAAAGATAACTTTTTACATGGAGTACAGGTCGTTCAAAGAGCTGTTTCTGCAAAAAACCCTCTTGCGGTATTAACAGGAATTTTAGTTAAAGCATCTGAAGGAATTCTCACCTTTAGCGCCACTGATCTCGAACTTGGTATAGAATGTGTTGTGCCTGTCACCGTAGAGGAACAGGGAGGAGTAGTTCTTCCGGCAAAATATTTTACGGAAATTGTACGGCGACTGCCAGATGTACCCATAAATTTTGAAAGCAGTAAAGAAAAAAATAACACCTTAATTAAATATGGGCAAGCAGAATTCAATCTTCTTGGAATGCCTGAAGATGATTTTCCTCTTATTCCAAAGATAGACAGTGATTCTATTCTTACAGTCAAACAGGAACAATTCAAGACTATGATAAAACAGGTTGGTTTTGCCACCTCTAATGATGATAACAGGCCAATTTTTACAGGGATACTTATGGAAATTGAGCAGGGAAATATGAAAATGGTGGCTACTGATACTCATAGGCTTGCCTATCGAACAGGGATAATTGCTAATGGTGAAGAAGTATTGGAAAAGTCTGTTATTATTCCGGGCAAGACTCTTAATGAGCTTAACAGGATAATGACTGGAGAAGGTGAAGATTTAAAGATTGCTTTCGGAGAAAACCAGGTGGTATTTGAAATGCCAGGAATCAGGTTTATTTCGAGGTTAATAGAAGGACAGTTTCCAAATTATCGTCAAGTTATTCCACAAGGATGTAAAACAAAAATAAAGGTTAAAACAAAAGATTTGATGGATTCGGCAGAAAGGGCCTCATTATTAGCCAAAGAAGGTTCTAATGTGATAAAATTTAATATTGAGGAAGATTATATGTTGATTTCATCAAATAGTCCTGATATAGGAAAAATAGAGGAACAGGTTTCAATCGTAATGGAAGGGGAAAAAACCCAGATAGCCTTTAATTCAAAATACCTGCTTGATGTTATTAAAATAATAGAAACTGATGAAATGATATTAGAACTGACAGGACCATTAAGCCCGGGAATAATTAAGCCTATGGACGACGAAAGCTATATTTACCTGATATTGCCTATAAGGGTAGTATAG